A region of Thermococcus piezophilus DNA encodes the following proteins:
- a CDS encoding phosphoglycerate kinase — MFKLTDFNYHGKTVFLRVDLNSPVKNGRIISDARFQAVLPTIVYLLEQGAKLVIGTHQSKPHKGDYITTEEHAEILSKLLGQEIEYVEDIFGKYAREKIKALKPGEAVLLENLRFAAEEVEYKSLEKCERTYFVRKLAPLIDYVVNDAFAAVHRSQPSLVGFARLKPMIMGFLMEREVEALTRAYETNDGQRVYVLGGAKVDDSLRVAENVLKKGRADLILTGGLVGHVFTLAKGFHLGDANLEFMARKGLLDLVDWAEEILDYFYPFIKTPVDFAVDYKGERLEVDLLSDQKALFDEYPILDIGSRTIEKYRDVLAKAEIIVANGPMGVFEREEFALGTVGVFRAIGESTAFSVVGGGHSIASIYQYRIKGISHVSTGGGAMLSFFAGEKLPVLEAFRISYERFKEKTKR, encoded by the coding sequence ATGTTCAAGCTCACCGACTTCAACTATCATGGCAAAACCGTTTTTCTGAGGGTCGATTTGAACTCCCCTGTCAAGAATGGAAGGATAATCAGCGACGCCCGCTTCCAAGCGGTTCTGCCTACCATCGTTTACCTCCTCGAACAAGGGGCAAAGCTCGTCATAGGAACCCACCAGAGCAAGCCCCACAAGGGAGACTACATCACCACGGAGGAGCATGCCGAGATTTTGAGCAAGCTGCTCGGCCAGGAAATTGAATACGTCGAGGACATCTTCGGAAAGTACGCACGCGAGAAAATCAAAGCCCTCAAGCCCGGAGAGGCAGTACTCCTCGAGAACCTCAGATTCGCCGCAGAAGAAGTCGAGTACAAGTCCCTCGAAAAGTGCGAGAGAACCTACTTCGTGAGGAAGCTTGCTCCACTAATTGACTACGTCGTGAACGACGCCTTCGCTGCGGTGCATAGAAGCCAGCCTTCGCTGGTCGGCTTCGCCCGCTTAAAGCCGATGATAATGGGATTCCTCATGGAGAGGGAAGTAGAAGCGCTCACCAGGGCATACGAAACCAATGATGGGCAGAGGGTTTACGTTCTTGGGGGAGCGAAGGTAGACGATTCCCTCCGCGTGGCTGAAAACGTCCTCAAAAAAGGTAGAGCAGACCTTATACTCACAGGTGGATTGGTGGGGCACGTCTTCACCTTGGCCAAGGGATTCCATCTGGGAGATGCCAACCTGGAGTTTATGGCCAGAAAAGGTCTTCTCGATCTTGTGGACTGGGCGGAGGAAATACTAGACTACTTCTACCCGTTCATCAAGACGCCCGTAGATTTTGCCGTTGACTACAAGGGCGAACGCCTCGAGGTTGATCTGCTCAGCGACCAGAAGGCCCTCTTCGATGAATATCCAATACTTGACATAGGCTCTAGGACGATAGAGAAGTACCGCGACGTGCTCGCCAAGGCTGAAATAATAGTCGCCAACGGCCCGATGGGAGTGTTCGAGCGTGAGGAGTTTGCACTCGGCACGGTTGGGGTCTTCAGGGCAATAGGGGAAAGTACCGCCTTCAGCGTCGTCGGTGGCGGGCACTCGATAGCGAGCATCTACCAGTACAGGATAAAGGGAATAAGCCACGTCTCGACCGGCGGCGGGGCTATGCTGAGCTTCTTCGCGGGCGAAAAGCTGCCGGTGCTGGAGGCGTTCAGGATAAGCTACGAGCGGTTCAAAGAAAAGACAAAAAGGTAG
- a CDS encoding ABC transporter permease: protein MRVFTTMIYREIKRFIRSKARVIGSLLNPLIWLIFFGKGWAGAFNFPGASMIFGGVDYMTFMVPGIVAMTVFNMGFMQGITLIWDRQFGFLKELLVAPASRVEAIIGRSVGGALMAMIQGIIILALSFLIVDGLKLSGVIPTLMMAFLVGVAVSGLGMAIGMRMTSMEGFQIIITMLMLPMTFLSGAFFPISSMPNWMQFLAKLNPLTYAVDGARYYLAGIEPTFSIAIDWTVLTVLAVIFVGIAALEFRKATID, encoded by the coding sequence ATGAGGGTCTTTACTACCATGATATACCGCGAGATAAAGCGCTTCATCCGCTCGAAAGCAAGGGTTATAGGCTCCCTCCTAAACCCGCTCATCTGGCTGATATTCTTCGGCAAGGGCTGGGCTGGGGCATTTAATTTCCCTGGCGCGAGCATGATATTCGGCGGAGTTGACTACATGACCTTCATGGTGCCCGGAATAGTGGCAATGACCGTCTTCAACATGGGCTTCATGCAGGGCATAACGCTCATATGGGACAGGCAGTTCGGCTTCCTCAAGGAGCTCCTCGTTGCCCCTGCATCGAGAGTCGAGGCGATAATAGGCAGGAGCGTCGGCGGAGCGTTGATGGCCATGATCCAGGGAATAATAATCCTCGCGCTGAGCTTCCTCATTGTTGATGGGCTGAAGCTTTCGGGGGTCATTCCAACGTTGATGATGGCTTTCCTCGTCGGCGTAGCCGTCTCAGGTCTCGGCATGGCCATAGGCATGAGGATGACAAGCATGGAGGGCTTCCAGATAATCATCACCATGCTGATGCTTCCAATGACCTTCCTGAGCGGTGCGTTCTTCCCGATAAGCAGCATGCCCAACTGGATGCAGTTCCTGGCCAAGCTCAATCCGCTGACCTACGCGGTCGATGGGGCGCGCTATTACCTTGCCGGAATAGAGCCGACTTTCAGCATAGCCATCGACTGGACGGTGCTTACAGTGCTCGCGGTGATCTTCGTCGGAATAGCCGCTCTGGAGTTCAGGAAGGCCACCATTGACTGA
- a CDS encoding ATP-binding cassette domain-containing protein gives MHAIEVENLVKKYGDFEAVKGISFKVKKGEIFAFLGPNGAGKTTTVHVLTTLLRPTAGRAIVAGHDVVKEPMEVRKKIGIVFQDPSVDRDLTAYENMLIHGRIYGLSRNELKEKIEMLLKFVELWEFRNRPVKFFSGGMQRRLEIARALLHEPEILFLDEPTIGLDPQTRAHIWEYIKAMKEEHDMTIFLTTHYMDEAEQLADRIAIMDHGKIIAEGTADELKKLVGNDIIYLRLESPKEELKCIKADFIKGCRLLPDGRVRLDVENAAEALPKLFELASEGGVKILEVTYHRPTLNDVFLHLTGREIRDEGGESNAMKMVMRARMRR, from the coding sequence ATGCACGCCATTGAGGTTGAGAATCTCGTGAAAAAATATGGCGACTTCGAGGCCGTTAAAGGGATTTCATTCAAAGTGAAGAAGGGCGAAATATTTGCCTTCCTCGGGCCGAACGGGGCTGGAAAGACCACCACCGTTCATGTTTTAACGACCCTCCTCAGGCCGACCGCCGGAAGGGCCATTGTGGCTGGCCACGACGTTGTGAAGGAGCCGATGGAGGTCAGGAAGAAGATAGGCATAGTCTTCCAGGACCCAAGCGTTGATAGAGATCTCACAGCTTACGAGAACATGCTCATCCACGGCAGGATTTACGGCCTGAGTAGAAACGAGCTCAAGGAAAAGATAGAGATGCTTTTGAAGTTCGTTGAGCTCTGGGAGTTCAGGAACAGGCCGGTTAAGTTCTTCTCGGGTGGAATGCAGCGCAGACTTGAGATTGCCCGTGCTCTGCTCCACGAGCCCGAGATACTGTTCCTCGATGAGCCGACCATAGGCCTTGACCCTCAGACGAGGGCGCACATCTGGGAGTACATCAAGGCCATGAAGGAGGAGCACGACATGACGATTTTTCTTACCACACACTATATGGACGAGGCGGAGCAGTTGGCTGACAGGATAGCCATTATGGATCACGGGAAGATAATTGCCGAAGGAACGGCTGATGAGCTAAAGAAGCTCGTCGGGAATGACATAATCTACCTCAGACTCGAGAGCCCGAAGGAGGAGCTCAAGTGCATAAAGGCGGACTTCATAAAGGGCTGCAGGCTCCTGCCAGACGGCAGAGTTCGGCTCGACGTTGAAAACGCGGCTGAGGCACTGCCGAAGCTCTTCGAGCTTGCCAGCGAGGGTGGAGTTAAGATACTCGAGGTTACCTACCACAGGCCAACGCTGAACGACGTCTTCCTCCACCTCACCGGCAGGGAAATACGCGACGAGGGCGGCGAGAGCAACGCGATGAAAATGGTGATGCGTGCAAGGATGAGGAGGTGA
- a CDS encoding PadR family transcriptional regulator, with protein sequence MYLERPKFKGHLKLLILSLLEEEPMHGYAIMQKLSERFGIPTPSAGTIYPILASLRRSRLIEVSGEGERDKKVYRITEKGLEYLELHEEELREAITKAELFNEFVELGGREVGSALHLVLESLPELSDEQKKELSHAMREFARGVKLILLGGD encoded by the coding sequence ATGTATTTGGAGAGGCCAAAATTTAAGGGGCATCTGAAGCTTCTCATCCTGAGCCTTCTGGAAGAAGAGCCCATGCATGGTTACGCGATAATGCAGAAGCTCAGTGAGAGATTCGGGATTCCAACCCCAAGTGCTGGGACGATATATCCTATACTCGCAAGCCTTAGGAGGAGTAGACTCATAGAGGTCTCGGGAGAGGGTGAGAGAGATAAGAAAGTTTACCGAATAACGGAGAAGGGGCTTGAGTATCTCGAACTTCACGAGGAGGAACTCCGGGAGGCCATAACCAAGGCCGAGCTTTTCAACGAGTTCGTCGAACTTGGCGGGAGGGAAGTTGGAAGCGCTCTACACCTTGTTTTGGAGAGCCTTCCTGAGCTCAGTGATGAGCAGAAAAAGGAGTTAAGCCACGCTATGAGGGAGTTCGCAAGGGGAGTTAAGCTCATTCTTCTCGGAGGTGATTGA
- a CDS encoding ATPase: MVMKLILKPLFDAKLPAGFEEILKAKLIGREIKAGQEIEVDLLGKPLRFKVIYAEPEVLKVSRGTMVELASGETLVVDLEFDEPIRHLISFENGFVLVFLRKVLILNQNGQKIYSDEFEEVNKVSTSKDTVVIVHGKRKVRLVKP, encoded by the coding sequence ATGGTCATGAAGCTCATTTTAAAACCGTTATTCGATGCTAAGCTTCCAGCGGGTTTCGAAGAAATATTGAAAGCCAAGCTCATTGGCAGGGAAATTAAAGCAGGCCAGGAAATCGAAGTCGATTTGCTGGGGAAGCCGCTCCGCTTCAAGGTCATCTACGCGGAGCCCGAAGTCCTCAAGGTCAGCAGGGGGACAATGGTAGAGTTAGCCAGTGGAGAAACGCTCGTTGTTGACCTCGAGTTCGACGAGCCTATTAGACATTTGATTTCCTTCGAGAACGGCTTCGTTCTCGTCTTCCTGAGGAAAGTTCTAATTCTGAACCAAAACGGGCAAAAGATTTATAGCGACGAGTTCGAGGAGGTAAATAAAGTTAGCACCTCCAAAGACACAGTGGTGATAGTCCATGGCAAGCGAAAAGTCAGGCTCGTTAAGCCTTGA
- a CDS encoding endonuclease III domain-containing protein: MASEKSGSLSLEGFTFSESWEKKRKRAKKIVEILTKTHPREKLLIGDPYRTLIHCIISQRMRDEVTYNVWEELFKRYGDIETIATTPVEEMQKFLRKSGVGLWKTKGEWIVKASQIILERYGGKVPDSLDELMKLPGIGRKCANIVLAYGLGRQAIPVDTHVNRISKRLGLAPPRVQPERVEDYLRELIPREKWIYVNHAMVDHGRAICKPVKPKCESCPLRELCPYAKGLVTDEDIKGNSKKGGK, translated from the coding sequence ATGGCAAGCGAAAAGTCAGGCTCGTTAAGCCTTGAGGGCTTCACCTTTTCCGAGAGCTGGGAGAAAAAAAGGAAGAGGGCCAAAAAAATCGTAGAGATACTGACGAAGACCCACCCGAGGGAGAAGCTTCTCATCGGCGACCCGTACAGGACGCTTATTCATTGCATAATCTCCCAGAGGATGCGCGATGAAGTTACCTATAATGTGTGGGAGGAGCTATTCAAAAGATACGGAGACATTGAGACGATAGCAACAACGCCGGTTGAAGAGATGCAGAAGTTCTTGAGGAAGAGCGGCGTCGGCCTCTGGAAGACCAAGGGTGAGTGGATAGTGAAGGCGTCCCAAATAATCCTAGAGAGGTATGGGGGAAAGGTCCCCGACAGTCTTGACGAGCTTATGAAGCTTCCGGGCATAGGGCGGAAATGCGCCAACATAGTTTTAGCGTATGGCCTCGGCAGGCAGGCGATTCCAGTTGATACCCACGTGAACAGGATAAGCAAGCGCCTAGGCCTGGCTCCCCCGAGGGTTCAGCCGGAGAGGGTTGAAGACTACCTGAGGGAGCTCATCCCAAGGGAGAAGTGGATATACGTGAACCACGCCATGGTTGACCACGGAAGGGCGATATGCAAGCCGGTGAAGCCAAAGTGCGAGAGCTGTCCGCTCAGGGAGCTCTGCCCCTATGCTAAAGGCCTTGTCACAGACGAGGACATAAAGGGAAACTCGAAGAAGGGTGGGAAGTAA
- a CDS encoding potassium channel family protein codes for MNELDEIRNCLIEMKDLSSLMVDLAFSAVMYNSEDIAEEVYLLEERMDELTLKVKRLALLVAKKEEDPVKLLSVIDMADTNEQISDAAYKISDLILRDVEPHPIIKKIMEDTEEELGRVTVHPASLLIGKTLKQLKLPSKIGTRILAIKRGTRYIYNPGKDDKIEEGDVLIAVGSDLDKLRKLAGEEVEEE; via the coding sequence ATGAATGAGCTCGATGAGATTAGGAACTGCCTCATTGAGATGAAGGACCTCTCGTCCCTCATGGTTGACCTCGCCTTTTCCGCTGTCATGTACAACAGCGAGGATATAGCTGAGGAGGTCTACCTCTTAGAGGAGAGAATGGACGAGCTTACTTTGAAGGTCAAGCGCCTTGCCCTGTTGGTGGCGAAAAAGGAGGAAGACCCAGTTAAGCTTCTGAGCGTCATCGACATGGCCGATACAAACGAGCAGATTTCAGATGCCGCCTACAAGATTTCGGATCTCATCCTCAGAGACGTCGAGCCGCACCCAATAATTAAGAAGATTATGGAGGACACCGAGGAGGAGCTTGGAAGGGTAACGGTTCATCCTGCTTCTCTCCTCATAGGCAAAACCCTTAAACAGCTCAAGCTTCCGAGCAAGATTGGAACGAGAATTCTCGCGATAAAGCGCGGAACGCGCTACATCTACAACCCGGGAAAGGACGATAAGATAGAGGAGGGTGACGTCCTCATAGCGGTTGGCTCCGACCTCGACAAGCTCAGGAAGTTGGCGGGGGAAGAGGTAGAAGAGGAATGA
- a CDS encoding potassium channel family protein, with protein sequence MEEWDEIEVPKNVKDIFVEMKNTAELMVDLAYSSVLFKEDEIAEEVLELEEYLDLLNYHLMVHAVLAARNPKEAEQITSILHMAHAIDDMSNAAADLAKMVLEGVELHPVITEAILGSEEIIGKIYISADSLLVGKTLEELDLATNTGVWIIAVRRGKRWIFDPDGDFKVFPGDILIGRGTRTSIEYLKEIARGNIKVMSNE encoded by the coding sequence GTGGAAGAGTGGGACGAAATCGAGGTTCCCAAAAACGTTAAGGACATCTTCGTTGAGATGAAGAACACCGCCGAGTTAATGGTTGACCTGGCTTATTCCTCCGTTCTCTTCAAGGAGGATGAAATAGCGGAGGAAGTCCTTGAACTGGAGGAATATCTGGACCTGCTCAATTACCACCTCATGGTTCACGCGGTTCTGGCCGCAAGGAACCCCAAAGAGGCCGAGCAGATAACGTCGATACTTCACATGGCCCACGCTATAGATGATATGTCAAACGCAGCCGCAGACCTGGCCAAGATGGTTCTCGAGGGCGTCGAGCTCCACCCCGTTATCACTGAGGCCATCCTCGGCAGCGAGGAGATAATAGGGAAAATCTACATCTCGGCAGACTCGCTTCTTGTCGGCAAGACCCTCGAGGAGCTTGACCTTGCAACTAACACCGGAGTTTGGATTATAGCGGTCAGACGCGGGAAGCGCTGGATATTCGACCCCGATGGGGACTTCAAGGTATTCCCCGGGGACATACTAATCGGCAGGGGCACGAGGACCTCGATAGAGTACCTCAAAGAGATAGCAAGGGGCAACATAAAGGTGATGAGCAATGAATGA
- a CDS encoding magnesium transporter translates to MPVIVQDLKGKVKNAYRVSLPSLVVSLIIGFFGGTFLGTYLDKINRDYPGLLVILPGMMGLRGNVFSSMASRFSTMLYLGDLEPSLRDKKVLKNIAIAMLLSLIPVTILWAIGVLRGIRYHALEILLVVVSSTILVSFILGYFTAFVTIFAFKKEIDPDSIASPLVASMGDLLTIPALIAFILLLERSKEIFWGSNLVLIVLLLFLIGISRVRKAELLELRELFTIITALALLSLISGFTLQRFSGLIQASIILGFAYPSILSSFGNYGSIIAAKTSTALHLGEIDGYFSREPFLEIVSLFLTTPIIGLLINAFGILIAYLILGVEPRVIYELVLSYPFMALFIMLYSYTISYFLFQKNIDPDNVAIPLISNNSDIFGTIYVILIAKLIVGG, encoded by the coding sequence ATGCCAGTGATAGTCCAGGACCTCAAAGGGAAAGTAAAGAACGCTTACAGGGTCTCGTTGCCATCGTTAGTCGTCTCTCTGATAATTGGGTTCTTCGGCGGAACTTTCCTCGGTACGTACCTTGACAAGATAAATCGCGATTACCCGGGTCTCCTCGTCATTCTCCCCGGCATGATGGGTCTCCGCGGCAACGTTTTTAGCTCTATGGCCTCACGCTTCTCCACGATGCTGTATCTCGGTGACCTCGAACCATCCCTAAGGGATAAGAAAGTCCTCAAGAACATCGCCATAGCCATGCTCCTCTCACTGATTCCCGTCACAATTCTATGGGCCATTGGAGTACTCAGGGGGATACGGTACCATGCCCTTGAAATCCTCCTTGTAGTGGTGAGCTCGACCATACTCGTATCCTTTATCCTCGGCTACTTCACGGCCTTTGTGACGATATTCGCGTTCAAGAAGGAGATAGACCCGGACAGCATAGCATCTCCACTCGTCGCCTCGATGGGCGATTTGCTCACGATTCCGGCGCTGATAGCGTTCATACTCCTCCTGGAAAGGTCAAAGGAGATCTTCTGGGGAAGCAACTTGGTTCTGATTGTTCTCCTCCTGTTCCTGATTGGGATTTCACGGGTTAGAAAGGCCGAGCTCCTGGAGCTCAGAGAGCTTTTTACAATAATTACGGCCCTCGCTCTCCTCTCACTTATATCCGGCTTCACACTTCAGCGCTTCAGCGGGCTGATTCAGGCGTCTATAATCCTCGGTTTTGCCTACCCCTCAATCTTGAGTAGCTTCGGAAACTACGGCTCGATAATAGCCGCTAAAACTTCAACAGCGCTCCACCTCGGTGAAATAGATGGTTACTTCTCGAGGGAGCCCTTTTTGGAGATAGTCTCACTCTTCCTCACGACGCCAATTATCGGCCTGCTGATAAACGCCTTTGGGATCCTTATAGCTTACCTCATACTTGGCGTTGAACCGAGGGTCATATACGAGCTCGTTCTCAGCTACCCCTTCATGGCCCTCTTTATCATGCTCTACTCCTACACCATCTCATACTTCCTTTTCCAGAAGAACATCGACCCAGACAACGTTGCAATTCCGCTCATCTCCAACAACAGCGATATATTTGGGACGATTTATGTCATCCTGATAGCCAAGCTCATAGTGGGTGGTTGA
- a CDS encoding sugar phosphate isomerase/epimerase family protein, protein MLGLSTTALDGEFEVWIEKVKNLGFEFIEFVSEWPRYLTHENYRHFAEVIESSGLKLSIHAPFSDVNIGAFSERIRRAFLEVLRETLEVAAQMNATVVTIHPGHCSPLSIKHRDRYLKIHRESLHRIANWGEELGIRIGVENMPRFPILDAQSCDRLAELVEGIEIGVTFDVGHLNTTTANFDRFLELLGDRVVHIHLHDNLGERDEHLPLGDGAVPWEKLLPKLPKVTKALEVADIKSAGKSLKFLKSLH, encoded by the coding sequence GTGCTTGGGCTTTCAACCACGGCCCTTGATGGGGAGTTTGAGGTTTGGATTGAGAAGGTCAAAAACCTCGGCTTTGAGTTCATTGAATTCGTGAGTGAGTGGCCGCGATATCTGACGCATGAGAACTACCGCCATTTCGCAGAAGTCATAGAATCTTCCGGCCTGAAGCTCAGCATCCATGCCCCATTCAGCGACGTGAACATCGGGGCGTTTAGCGAACGCATAAGAAGAGCTTTCCTCGAGGTTCTCAGGGAGACCCTTGAGGTCGCGGCTCAGATGAATGCCACTGTAGTTACCATCCACCCAGGCCACTGCTCGCCGCTCAGCATAAAACACCGCGATAGGTACCTCAAGATACACAGGGAATCGCTCCACAGGATAGCTAACTGGGGTGAGGAGCTCGGCATTAGAATCGGTGTAGAAAATATGCCCCGCTTTCCCATTCTGGATGCCCAGAGCTGCGACAGACTCGCAGAGCTGGTGGAGGGCATCGAGATAGGAGTCACTTTTGACGTCGGCCATCTGAACACGACGACGGCTAATTTCGACCGCTTCCTTGAACTTCTAGGGGACAGAGTAGTCCATATTCACCTCCACGACAACCTAGGAGAGCGGGATGAACACCTGCCCCTCGGTGATGGTGCGGTACCATGGGAAAAACTACTTCCCAAGCTGCCGAAGGTGACCAAAGCACTCGAGGTGGCGGACATAAAATCAGCGGGAAAAAGCCTCAAATTTTTGAAAAGCCTGCATTGA
- a CDS encoding acetate--CoA ligase family protein, with translation MEPRIVEEMRPFFDPTAVAIIGATNKKGKVGNVIFENFKINKERGIFKGNIYPVNPKLDEIDGYKVYKSVEELPDDTDLAVISIPAPFVPDTMRQIAKKGIKAVIIITGGFGELGEEGKKLERKIYEIAKENGIRIIGPNCVGVYVPDTGVDTVFLPESKMDRPKSGPIAFVSQSGAFAAAMLDWVAMAGIGIGKMVSYGNKLDVDDADLMDYFIHDDSINVVTFYIEGVKDGRKFMEAAKRITKVKPVIALKSGRTEYGAKAASSHTGSLAGADTIYDAVFKQTGVIRAEDFEHMFDLAKAFAALKDKLPKGDRIGIITDGGGAGVMASDAVAKFGLRMAELSEETLKFLKENFPPHAVAGNPTDVVGDTDAERYRIAIEGFINDPNVDAILVIVLFQVPLLEEEKIINILAEYQKNSDKPIVAVAMGGKKTDYYAKMLEEKGVPVYSTPERGVRALAGLVKYAKYLMRGD, from the coding sequence ATGGAGCCAAGGATAGTTGAGGAAATGAGGCCCTTTTTTGACCCAACGGCGGTCGCTATCATCGGCGCAACCAACAAGAAAGGGAAAGTCGGAAACGTCATTTTTGAGAACTTCAAGATAAACAAGGAGCGCGGTATCTTTAAGGGCAACATCTACCCTGTAAACCCGAAGCTCGATGAGATAGACGGGTACAAGGTTTACAAGAGTGTTGAGGAGCTCCCGGATGACACCGATTTGGCCGTCATCTCGATTCCTGCCCCGTTTGTTCCGGACACGATGAGGCAGATAGCGAAGAAGGGCATTAAGGCAGTTATCATCATTACAGGTGGCTTCGGTGAGCTCGGTGAAGAAGGGAAGAAGCTCGAGCGCAAGATTTATGAGATTGCCAAGGAGAACGGCATAAGGATCATTGGTCCAAACTGCGTCGGTGTTTACGTGCCAGATACAGGAGTTGACACCGTCTTTCTGCCCGAGAGCAAAATGGACAGGCCAAAGAGCGGGCCGATTGCCTTCGTCAGCCAGAGCGGTGCTTTTGCCGCTGCCATGCTCGACTGGGTGGCAATGGCTGGAATAGGCATCGGTAAGATGGTCAGCTACGGCAACAAGCTCGACGTCGACGATGCCGACCTTATGGACTACTTCATCCACGATGACAGCATAAACGTCGTCACCTTCTACATCGAGGGCGTGAAGGATGGGAGGAAGTTCATGGAAGCCGCCAAGAGGATAACCAAGGTCAAGCCGGTCATAGCCCTCAAGAGCGGAAGAACCGAGTACGGTGCCAAGGCAGCTTCATCTCACACCGGTTCCCTGGCTGGAGCGGACACTATCTACGATGCAGTCTTCAAGCAGACGGGTGTAATCCGTGCCGAGGACTTCGAGCACATGTTCGACTTAGCGAAGGCCTTCGCAGCTCTGAAGGACAAGCTTCCGAAAGGCGACAGGATAGGCATAATCACCGACGGCGGTGGAGCAGGAGTCATGGCGAGCGATGCCGTTGCCAAGTTTGGCCTCAGGATGGCCGAGCTGAGCGAGGAAACACTCAAGTTCCTCAAGGAGAACTTTCCACCACACGCCGTTGCTGGCAACCCAACCGATGTCGTCGGCGACACCGATGCCGAGCGTTACAGGATAGCAATTGAGGGATTCATCAACGACCCGAACGTAGATGCGATACTTGTAATAGTCCTCTTCCAGGTTCCGCTCCTTGAGGAGGAGAAGATAATCAACATCTTGGCCGAATACCAGAAGAATAGCGACAAGCCCATCGTTGCTGTAGCCATGGGCGGTAAGAAGACTGACTACTATGCCAAGATGCTCGAAGAAAAGGGCGTCCCCGTCTATTCAACCCCCGAGAGGGGAGTTAGGGCCCTGGCGGGCCTTGTCAAATATGCCAAATACCTCATGAGGGGGGACTGA
- a CDS encoding acetate--CoA ligase family protein encodes MKEEALKVIEEVLKSRRTALVEYEAKQVLKAYGLPIPDEKLARTLDEALKYAEEIGYPVAMKLMSPQILHKSDAKVVLLNIKTPEELREKWELIHENARKYRLDAEILGVLIAPMLKPGREIIIGVTEDPQFGHAIMFGLGGIFVEVLKDVTFRLVPITENDARKMIREIKSYPILAGARGEEPADIDAIVDLLLRVSQLVDELRDYIKEMDLNPVFVYEQGKGAVIVDARIIVKEPAEKKE; translated from the coding sequence ATGAAGGAAGAGGCCCTGAAGGTTATTGAAGAGGTTTTGAAGTCCAGGAGGACTGCACTCGTTGAGTACGAGGCCAAGCAGGTCCTCAAAGCGTATGGCCTTCCCATTCCTGATGAAAAACTTGCCAGGACCCTCGACGAGGCTCTCAAGTACGCAGAGGAGATCGGCTACCCAGTTGCCATGAAGCTGATGTCGCCGCAGATACTCCACAAGAGCGACGCTAAAGTAGTTCTCCTCAACATAAAGACTCCCGAGGAGCTCAGGGAGAAGTGGGAGCTCATCCACGAGAATGCGAGAAAGTACAGGCTAGATGCTGAGATACTCGGCGTCCTGATTGCTCCGATGCTCAAGCCCGGAAGGGAGATCATTATAGGCGTTACCGAAGACCCGCAGTTCGGCCATGCAATAATGTTCGGCCTTGGTGGAATCTTCGTAGAGGTTCTCAAGGACGTCACCTTCAGGCTGGTGCCGATTACCGAAAATGACGCCAGGAAGATGATCAGGGAAATCAAGAGCTACCCGATTCTCGCCGGGGCGCGCGGAGAAGAACCAGCGGACATTGATGCAATAGTTGACCTCCTCCTCAGGGTCAGCCAGCTCGTGGATGAGCTCAGGGACTACATCAAGGAGATGGACCTCAACCCGGTCTTCGTCTACGAACAGGGTAAGGGTGCAGTTATCGTCGATGCAAGGATAATCGTCAAAGAGCCGGCAGAGAAGAAAGAGTAG